Proteins from a genomic interval of Croceicoccus naphthovorans:
- the modA gene encoding molybdate ABC transporter substrate-binding protein: MHRLIFALIGSFCCALAACAPTPEKGPLVLAASSMQDAMEAAADAWADQGNPRPVLSFAASSALARQIEAGAEAGLFVSADEAWMDTVARSGAIADNSRADLVTNRLVLIAPAEDDSAFALGDLRRELGDGRLAMADPDAVPAGRYARQALGSLGLWDRVKDRIASAENVRVALALVARGEAPFGVVYATDALAEPGVRVNATFPADSHEPIRYPVARLRSSQGPDAEAFRAFLLSPEGQAIFARFGFGPA, translated from the coding sequence ATGCACCGCTTGATCTTCGCCCTGATCGGTTCGTTCTGCTGCGCTCTGGCGGCTTGCGCGCCCACACCGGAAAAAGGTCCACTCGTCCTCGCCGCGTCCAGCATGCAGGATGCGATGGAGGCGGCGGCGGACGCTTGGGCCGATCAAGGGAATCCGCGCCCCGTGCTGTCCTTCGCGGCCAGCTCGGCGCTGGCGCGGCAGATCGAGGCCGGGGCAGAGGCGGGCCTGTTCGTGTCGGCGGACGAGGCATGGATGGATACCGTTGCGCGATCGGGCGCGATTGCCGACAACAGTCGCGCCGATCTAGTCACGAACCGGCTCGTCCTGATCGCTCCGGCCGAGGACGACTCCGCGTTCGCCCTCGGCGATCTGAGGCGGGAACTTGGCGATGGGCGGCTGGCTATGGCCGATCCCGATGCGGTACCGGCTGGGCGATATGCGCGGCAGGCGCTGGGATCGCTCGGCCTATGGGACCGCGTGAAGGACCGCATTGCATCGGCAGAGAACGTGCGTGTGGCGCTAGCACTGGTCGCGCGCGGCGAAGCGCCGTTTGGGGTCGTCTACGCAACCGACGCCTTGGCCGAACCGGGCGTTCGCGTGAACGCGACGTTTCCCGCCGATAGCCACGAGCCGATCCGATATCCCGTCGCGCGATTGCGTAGCTCGCAAGGCCCGGATGCAGAGGCATTCCGCGCCTTTCTACTCTCGCCGGAGGGGCAAGCTATTTTCGCCCGCTTTGGCTTTGGCCCGGCCTGA
- the modB gene encoding molybdate ABC transporter permease subunit: MILTAQEWAIVALSLKVSSVAILLTLPIAFALAWVLERTRMPGRIVLDGLVHLPLVLPPVVTGWALLLLFGANAPLGRFLADTFGVTLIFRWTGAAVAAAIMALPLMVRAIRLSLAGVDRRLEQAAHTLGAGRWRTFGAVTLPLAMPGLLAALVLGFARSIGEFGATITFVSNVPGETRTLPLAIYTSLQVPGGEGAVTRLAVVSIVLSLAALIGSEWLVRRGARRIGGEDRHVL; the protein is encoded by the coding sequence GTGATCCTGACCGCACAGGAATGGGCCATCGTCGCCCTGTCGCTGAAGGTCAGCAGCGTCGCGATCCTTCTGACGCTGCCTATCGCCTTTGCGCTGGCGTGGGTGTTGGAACGCACGCGGATGCCGGGACGGATCGTGCTCGACGGTCTGGTCCACCTGCCGCTGGTTCTGCCGCCGGTGGTGACGGGCTGGGCGCTGCTGCTGCTGTTTGGGGCGAATGCACCATTGGGGCGGTTCTTGGCCGATACCTTTGGCGTTACGCTGATCTTCCGCTGGACCGGGGCCGCCGTCGCCGCTGCGATCATGGCATTGCCGCTGATGGTTCGGGCCATCCGCCTGTCGCTGGCAGGGGTGGACCGCAGGCTGGAGCAGGCGGCGCACACATTGGGTGCCGGGCGATGGCGGACGTTTGGCGCGGTGACTTTGCCGCTGGCCATGCCTGGGCTGCTGGCGGCGCTGGTACTGGGTTTTGCGCGTTCCATCGGGGAGTTCGGCGCGACGATCACGTTCGTGTCCAACGTTCCGGGTGAGACGCGGACGCTGCCGCTGGCGATCTATACCTCGCTGCAAGTGCCGGGCGGGGAAGGGGCGGTCACGCGTCTGGCGGTCGTGAGCATCGTGCTTTCGCTGGCCGCGCTGATCGGGTCGGAGTGGCTGGTGCGTCGCGGCGCGCGGCGGATCGGCGGAGAAGATCGCCATGTCCTTTGA
- a CDS encoding ATP-binding cassette domain-containing protein, with protein sequence MSFDVDIAVRRGRRRIEVRFKAEGGLVALFGPSGAGKTSVLDAVAGLLRPERGRIAVEGTVLFDGSAKIDLRPQDRACGYVFQEGRLFPHMTVRENLMFGQRRAGMGRVLPGFDETLRFLGIAELLDRAPRTLSGGEAQRVAIGRALLSGPQFLLMDEPLSSIDSRRRDEIMIMIERIRDEMRVPILYVSHDRSEVDRLAESVVAIG encoded by the coding sequence ATGTCCTTTGACGTCGACATTGCGGTCCGCAGAGGCCGCCGCCGGATCGAAGTGCGGTTCAAAGCAGAGGGCGGGCTGGTCGCGTTGTTCGGGCCTTCCGGCGCTGGCAAAACCAGCGTGCTTGATGCGGTCGCGGGCCTGTTGCGGCCAGAGCGTGGCCGGATCGCCGTTGAAGGCACGGTGCTGTTCGACGGTTCGGCAAAGATCGATCTGCGTCCGCAAGACCGCGCCTGTGGCTACGTGTTTCAGGAGGGGCGCCTGTTCCCTCACATGACCGTGCGGGAAAACCTGATGTTCGGTCAGCGTCGGGCGGGGATGGGACGCGTGCTGCCGGGGTTTGACGAGACATTGCGATTTCTCGGCATCGCCGAATTGCTGGATCGCGCGCCGCGAACGCTTTCCGGCGGGGAGGCGCAGCGGGTGGCCATTGGGCGCGCCCTGTTGTCGGGCCCGCAGTTCCTGTTGATGGACGAGCCGTTGTCGTCGATCGACAGCAGGCGGCGGGACGAGATCATGATCATGATCGAGCGCATTCGTGATGAAATGCGGGTGCCGATCCTCTACGTCAGCCACGACCGGTCCGAGGTTGACCGTCTGGCTGAGAGCGTCGTCGCGATAGGCTGA
- a CDS encoding winged helix-turn-helix domain-containing protein, giving the protein MAGNARIKIKVQIFCGEEIAMGPGKADLMEAIAATGSISAAARDMGMSYRRAWLLVDAMNRCWTEPLVRTKPGGAARSGAELSELGRTVLSDYRDLQEAVARTGSDSRWHGLETKIRPAPVPAKP; this is encoded by the coding sequence ATGGCCGGGAATGCACGCATAAAGATAAAGGTCCAGATCTTCTGCGGCGAAGAGATCGCGATGGGTCCGGGCAAGGCCGATCTGATGGAAGCCATCGCCGCGACCGGCTCCATATCCGCCGCTGCCCGAGACATGGGGATGAGCTATCGCCGGGCGTGGCTGCTGGTCGATGCGATGAATCGCTGCTGGACCGAACCGCTCGTTCGCACAAAGCCCGGCGGCGCGGCGCGCAGCGGCGCGGAATTGAGCGAACTGGGGCGCACCGTGCTGAGCGACTATCGCGATTTGCAGGAGGCCGTGGCGCGCACTGGCAGCGATAGCCGCTGGCACGGGCTTGAGACAAAGATCCGGCCCGCACCGGTTCCCGCCAAGCCCTGA
- a CDS encoding CerR family C-terminal domain-containing protein produces the protein MFGRVGYDGASTRAIAAACGKPMSAITYHFGGKRGLYLAAAEHIAAKMSERIAPLRAIREGVDLDNADFAVIEEALHRMIDIGIGVVTDPAIDDFVNFVLREQAEPTDAFQPIFEGVMSPILTQMTTLLAAAADPPMPEGEARIRAAMLIGQIVFFRTCRAAALRHCGWAGIGDAERQEIAAAAHSHLSIFLSGLRRGEHQ, from the coding sequence TTGTTCGGAAGGGTTGGCTACGACGGGGCCAGCACGCGGGCGATCGCGGCGGCCTGTGGCAAACCGATGTCTGCAATCACCTACCATTTCGGTGGCAAGCGTGGACTTTACCTTGCCGCAGCAGAGCATATCGCGGCCAAGATGAGTGAGCGCATCGCGCCGCTTCGCGCCATTCGCGAGGGGGTCGATCTGGACAATGCGGACTTCGCGGTGATCGAAGAGGCCCTGCACCGGATGATCGACATCGGCATTGGCGTGGTGACGGACCCTGCCATCGACGATTTCGTGAACTTCGTCTTGCGCGAACAGGCGGAGCCGACCGATGCGTTTCAGCCGATTTTCGAAGGGGTGATGAGCCCGATCCTGACGCAGATGACGACGCTTCTTGCTGCTGCTGCCGATCCGCCGATGCCAGAGGGGGAGGCGCGGATCCGGGCTGCCATGCTGATAGGGCAGATCGTGTTTTTCCGCACCTGCCGCGCCGCTGCCTTGCGCCATTGCGGCTGGGCAGGGATTGGCGATGCGGAACGCCAAGAAATCGCCGCTGCCGCGCATTCGCACCTATCCATATTCCTGTCCGGCCTTCGTCGTGGAGAACACCAGTGA